The genome window CATCGCTAAACGATCAATACCGATCCCTTGTCCTGCTGTTGGCGGTAAGCCATGCTCTAGTGCCGTAATATAATCCGCATCATAGAACATCGCCTCATCATCACCGGCATCTTTTGCAGCGACCTGTGCTTTGAAGCGAGCATCTTGGTCTTCCGCATCATTCAATTCCGAGAAACCATTCGCCACTTCTCGGCCACCAATGAAAAACTCAAAACGATCAGTAAAGAACGGATTATCATCACTACGACGTGCTAACGGTGAAATGTCAGCTGGGTAGCCAGTAATGAAGGTCGGTTGAATGAGATTAGGCTCAGCCGTTTCACCGAAGATCTCTTCTAATAACTGACCGCATGTCCAAAACGGCTCAACCTCTAGACCGACAGACTTGGCGATACGCACCATAGTGTCTCGATCTTGCACTCCATCGGTATCGAGCGCCTGAATATCAGCGTGTTCAGGGTTGTATTGCTTGATAGCCTCTAGCATGCTTAAACGTGCATATGTGCCACCGAACTCAACCACTTCGTCACCATATTGTACGGAAGTCGAACCGAGCACACTTTGCGCGACGTGACTTAACATTTCTTCGGTTAAGTTCATCAGATCTTTATAATCAGCGTACGCTTGGTAGAACTCCATCATGGTAAATTCTGGGTTATGACGAACGGATAGCCCTTCGTTACGGAAGTTGCGGTTGATTTCGAACACACGATCAAAGCCACCGACAACCAAACGTTTTAAATATAACTCAGGAGCCACACGCAAATACATTTCAATATCTAGCGCATTATGGTGAGTAATAAAAGGACGTGCCGTTGCACCGCCAGGAATAGAATGCATCATCGGCGTTTCCACTTCTAGATATCCCCGAGATGACATGAACTGACGGATCGCGCTGACTAGCTTAGAACGAATAATAAACGCTTGGCGTGAATCCTCATTCACAATCAAATCCACATAACGTTGACGATAACGCATTTCCTGATCGGTCAGGCCATGGAATTTTTCTGGTAGTGGACGCAGGGCTTTGGTCAACAACTCATAGTCCGCCATATTGACGTAGAGGTCACCACGACCAGATTTATGCAACGCGCCTTTGACCCCAATGATGTCGCCAATATCCAAGCCTTGATATTTCTCTTTCAGCTCTTTTTGTACATCTTTAGATGCGTACGCTTGGATTCGACCCGTGGTTTCTTGTAATACAATGAAGGGACCACGTTTTGCCATGACGCGTCCCGCAACGGCTACCACATGGTTCAGCTCTTCTAGCTCTTCTTTGGTCTTTTCACCGAATTCATTTTGAAGATCACCGGCTAAATTGTCGCGACGAAAGTCATTTGGGTGGCCGTTCGCCTTAGAATCCTTACGGATGTGCTCCAGCTTGCTGCGACGTTCTGCAATCAGTTTATTTTCTTCTTGCGCGAGTTGAGCTTCGCTCTTTTCGTTATGAACAGCATCAGTCATTTTGCATGTACCCTGTTTTTTATCGGTAAAAAGTTTAAAGGCCAGATTTTAGGCTAGCTTCAATAAATTTATCTAAATCCCCATCGAGAACCGCTTGTGTATTGCGGTTTTCAATACCTGTGCGTAAATCTTTAATACGTGAGTCATCGAGTACGTAAGAACGGATTTGGCTACCCCAGCCGATATCCGATTTCGCATCTTCATTCGCTTGCTTTTCAGCATTCTGTTTTTGCATTTCGTATTCGAACAACTTCGCACGCAACTGTTTCATTGCTTGGTCTTTGTTCTTATGCTGAGAGCGATCATTTTGACACTGTACCACAAGGTTCGTTGGCAAGTGGGTAATACGCACCGCTGACTCGGTTGTGTTGACGTGCTGACCACCAGCGCCAGAGGCACGGTACACATCAATACGTAAATCCGCTGGGTTAATATCGATCTCAATATTGTCATCAATCTCAGGATAAATAAATGCAGAGGCAAACGAGGTATGACGACGGCCGCCCGAATCAAATGGGGATTTACGAACCAGACGGTGTACACCGGTCTCAGTGCGTAGCCAACCATAAGCATATTCACCGGACACACGTACGGTGGCCGATTTTAACCCGGCAACTTCGCCTTCAGAGACTTCGATCACTTCCGTTTTGAAACCTTTTGCCTCGGCCCAACGTAAATACATCCGTAGCAACATGGACGTCCAATCTTGCGCTTCTGTACCGCCGGAACCAGACTGCAGATCGATATAACAATCCGCTTCATCCTGTTCACCAGAGAACATTCGACGAAACTCTAACTTTTCTAATTGGGTTTCTAAATCGGCTAACTCAGGCTCAATTTCATCAAAGGTTTCTTGATCTTCGGCTTCCACCGCCAGCTCTAATAACCCTTCGATATCATCAACCCCTTGATCGAGTTGAACAATCGTATCAACGATCGCTTCCAATGCGGAACGCTCTTTACCTAACGCTTGTGCTCGCTTAGGGTCGTTCCAAACATCCGGTTGCTCTAATTCTGCATTAACCTCTTCTAGACGCTCTTTCTTCGCATCATAGTCAAAGGTACCCCCTCAGGATATTTGTGCGCTCTGACACATCCTGAAGACGGGATTTAATTGGATTGATTTCAAACATATTAACTTAGTATTTATGAATAGAATTTAACCGAGGAATTCTACTGAAAAACCGTTACAGAATACAGGAAAAAATCATAGTAATTCGCCGATCGCCTGCTTATGAAAGCTATCGTACTCATTATTGC of Vibrio zhugei contains these proteins:
- the prfB gene encoding peptide chain release factor 2 (programmed frameshift) produces the protein MFEINPIKSRLQDVSERTNILRGYLDYDAKKERLEEVNAELEQPDVWNDPKRAQALGKERSALEAIVDTIVQLDQGVDDIEGLLELAVEAEDQETFDEIEPELADLETQLEKLEFRRMFSGEQDEADCYIDLQSGSGGTEAQDWTSMLLRMYLRWAEAKGFKTEVIEVSEGEVAGLKSATVRVSGEYAYGWLRTETGVHRLVRKSPFDSGGRRHTSFASAFIYPEIDDNIEIDINPADLRIDVYRASGAGGQHVNTTESAVRITHLPTNLVVQCQNDRSQHKNKDQAMKQLRAKLFEYEMQKQNAEKQANEDAKSDIGWGSQIRSYVLDDSRIKDLRTGIENRNTQAVLDGDLDKFIEASLKSGL
- the lysS gene encoding lysine--tRNA ligase: MTDAVHNEKSEAQLAQEENKLIAERRSKLEHIRKDSKANGHPNDFRRDNLAGDLQNEFGEKTKEELEELNHVVAVAGRVMAKRGPFIVLQETTGRIQAYASKDVQKELKEKYQGLDIGDIIGVKGALHKSGRGDLYVNMADYELLTKALRPLPEKFHGLTDQEMRYRQRYVDLIVNEDSRQAFIIRSKLVSAIRQFMSSRGYLEVETPMMHSIPGGATARPFITHHNALDIEMYLRVAPELYLKRLVVGGFDRVFEINRNFRNEGLSVRHNPEFTMMEFYQAYADYKDLMNLTEEMLSHVAQSVLGSTSVQYGDEVVEFGGTYARLSMLEAIKQYNPEHADIQALDTDGVQDRDTMVRIAKSVGLEVEPFWTCGQLLEEIFGETAEPNLIQPTFITGYPADISPLARRSDDNPFFTDRFEFFIGGREVANGFSELNDAEDQDARFKAQVAAKDAGDDEAMFYDADYITALEHGLPPTAGQGIGIDRLAMLFTNTHTIRDVILFPAMRPQQ